In Drosophila nasuta strain 15112-1781.00 chromosome 2R, ASM2355853v1, whole genome shotgun sequence, a single genomic region encodes these proteins:
- the LOC132784618 gene encoding TLD domain-containing protein 2 isoform X19: MAMCELIVNHTLNHEVLSMSTDEYRKTSLFATGSFELDFPIPDLIGKTEILTEEHREKLCAHLPARAEGYSWSLIFSTSQHGFALNSLYRKMARLESPVLIVIEDTEHNVFGALTSCSLHVSDHFYGTGESLLYKFNPSFKVFHWTGENMYFIKGNMESLSIGAGDGRFGLWLDGDLNQGRSQHCSTYGNEPLAPQEDFVIKTLECWAFV, encoded by the exons GTGCTGTCTATGAGCACAGATGAATATCGCAAGACCTCACTCTTTGCAACTGGTTCCTTTGAATTGGACTTCCCCATCCCAGATCTTATTGGCAAAACAGAGATACTCACAGAAGAGCATCG CGAAAAACTTTGCGCTCATTTGCCAGCTCGCGCTGAGGGCTACTCGTGGTCCCTGATCTTTAGCACATCGCAACATGGTTTCGCCCTGAATTCATTGTATCGCAAGATGGCGCGACTGGAGAGTCCAGTTCTTATTGTCATAGAGGATACAGAGCACAAT GTATTTGGTGCTTTGACCTCATGCTCGCTGCATGTGTCAGATCATTTCTATGGCACCGGCGAATCCCTGCTTTACAAGTTTAATCCCAGCTTCAAGGTATTTCATTGGACTGGTGAAAATATGTACTTTATCAAAGGCAACATGGAGAGTCTGTCAATTGGCGCTGGCGA CGGTCGGTTCGGTCTCTGGCTGGACGGTGATCTGAATCAGGGCCGGTCACAGCATTGCAGCACATACGGCAATGAGCCGTTGGCGCCACAAGAAGACTTTGTTATCAAAACACTCGAATGCTGGGCATTTGTTTAA
- the LOC132784618 gene encoding TLD domain-containing protein 2 isoform X18: MSVKPIKLSKIAKYIRKKVLSMSTDEYRKTSLFATGSFELDFPIPDLIGKTEILTEEHREKLCAHLPARAEGYSWSLIFSTSQHGFALNSLYRKMARLESPVLIVIEDTEHNVFGALTSCSLHVSDHFYGTGESLLYKFNPSFKVFHWTGENMYFIKGNMESLSIGAGDGRFGLWLDGDLNQGRSQHCSTYGNEPLAPQEDFVIKTLECWAFV, translated from the exons GTGCTGTCTATGAGCACAGATGAATATCGCAAGACCTCACTCTTTGCAACTGGTTCCTTTGAATTGGACTTCCCCATCCCAGATCTTATTGGCAAAACAGAGATACTCACAGAAGAGCATCG CGAAAAACTTTGCGCTCATTTGCCAGCTCGCGCTGAGGGCTACTCGTGGTCCCTGATCTTTAGCACATCGCAACATGGTTTCGCCCTGAATTCATTGTATCGCAAGATGGCGCGACTGGAGAGTCCAGTTCTTATTGTCATAGAGGATACAGAGCACAAT GTATTTGGTGCTTTGACCTCATGCTCGCTGCATGTGTCAGATCATTTCTATGGCACCGGCGAATCCCTGCTTTACAAGTTTAATCCCAGCTTCAAGGTATTTCATTGGACTGGTGAAAATATGTACTTTATCAAAGGCAACATGGAGAGTCTGTCAATTGGCGCTGGCGA CGGTCGGTTCGGTCTCTGGCTGGACGGTGATCTGAATCAGGGCCGGTCACAGCATTGCAGCACATACGGCAATGAGCCGTTGGCGCCACAAGAAGACTTTGTTATCAAAACACTCGAATGCTGGGCATTTGTTTAA
- the LOC132784621 gene encoding uncharacterized protein LOC132784621: MSSTKKFGLSQLALQNVKMQSGLSTVCNFYKNQACGASVATMDGFGSASKSVLRKNNSNNNSSSNNYTGRVSKLIGVKKTLVNQMQGMSQKSRPKGKLRSLMQPMSSKYSIYGQTTLFSSMSSLPGSSSVSPSLSHRRGMSSFGQQNATRYIVHQRYHQASKFQEKLNEDIARDISLSIKAELMDVDTDTKRLISCARSKYQAATQKAASTAVVGESDGGEQLEKQRYKQPRAMKVPNSPLNIADDLMKQSKPLRRKTANVRYKDEARAANLASQLHLSLPSLTSRKLQTQWGELFAKTSMERTNSNRSSNRHQMQLQQQPKKLRQQQQQEKLDDDEDDDGDDLMHVPAVNSLKKNTKEMAANKAAAAEDNDCDFDNNRDRYMQTNTERDFLDRNIFSSKRGEDVDSSRMDEQNYQSKTAANLMSASQRIINKQYAGYRNKPQVHLIKHVAQPVNPSPTVKKTTRPSSRSKGIARSKESVTGPNATQVWKRQKSEPAKSMDDQYLGKKLAPFWNGNDSQSPSPSKIQMGEKRQEFKDDGFVDMLQNDMALPVEYSKESAVQRLSTMVEKRTSSMYHGLRSRQ, translated from the coding sequence ATGAGCTCCACTAAAAAATTCGGGCTCAGCCAATTGGCGCTGCAGAACGTCAAGATGCAGAGTGGACTGAGTACGGTGTGCAACTTCTATAAGAATCAAGCGTGCGGTGCGTCTGTGGCAACCATGGATGGCTTTGGCAGTGCATCCAAGAGTGTCTTAAgaaagaacaacagcaacaacaacagcagcagcaacaattacaCGGGACGAGTTAGTAAATTGATTGGCGTGAAGAAGACTCTGGTCAATCAGATGCAGGGCATGTCACAAAAGTCGCGACCGAAGGGCAAGTTGCGTTCCCTAATGCAACCGATGAGCTCCAAGTACAGCATCTACGGCCAGACAACGTTGTTCTCCTCGATGAGCAGTCTGccgggcagcagcagcgtttcTCCCTCGCTGAGCCACAGACGCGGCATGTCCAGCTTTGGGCAGCAGAATGCGACGCGCTACATTGTGCATCAGCGTTATCATCAGGCCAGCAAGTTCCAGGAGAAGCTCAACGAGGACATTGCCCGAGATATTAGTCTGTCGATCAAGGCTGAGCTGATGGACGTCGATACGGATACAAAGCGACTCATCAGCTGTGCACGCTCCAAGTATCAGGCGGCAACACAAAaggcagcatcaacagcagttGTTGGCGAAAGCGATGGTGGCGAACAGCTGGAGAAGCAACGCTACAAGCAGCCACGTGCCATGAAAGTTCCCAATTCGCCGCTCAACATCGCCGACGATCTCATGAAGCAGAGCAAACCTCTTCGGAGGAAGACGGCCAATGTGCGCTACAAGGACGAAGCGCGTGCGGCTAATTTGGCAAGTCAACTGCATCTCAGCCTGCCAAGTCTGACGAGCCGCAAGCTGCAAACGCAGTGGGGAGAACTCTTTGCCAAGACCAGCATGGAGCGCACAAACTCGaatcgcagcagcaaccgACATcagatgcagctgcaacagcaaccgaaGAAACtgaggcaacagcagcagcaagagaaactcgacgacgacgaagacgatgACGGTGATGATCTGATGCATGTGCCAGCAGTGAACTCGCTCAAGAAGAACACTAAAGAGATGGCTGCAaacaaagctgctgctgctgaagacAATGACTGTGATTTCGATAACAATCGTGATCGCTATATGCAGACAAACACGGAGCGCGACTTCCTCGATCGCAACATCTTCAGTTCAAAGCGTGGCGAGGATGTCGACAGCAGTCGCATGGATGAGCAGAATTACCAATCCAAGACCGCTGCCAATTTGATGAGCGCCTCGCAACGCATCATCAACAAACAGTATGCGGGGTATCGCAACAAGCCTCAAGTCCATCTAATCAAGCATGTGGCACAGCCGGTGAATCCATCGCCGACGGTGAAGAAGACAACGCGTCCGTCCTCGCGTTCCAAAGGCATTGCACGATCCAAGGAATCGGTCACTGGGCCGAATGCCACACAGGTGTGGAAACGGCAGAAATCAGAGCCGGCTAAATCCATGGACGATCAGTATTTAGGCAAAAAGCTGGCACCTTTCTGGAATGGCAACGATTCGCAGTCACCATCACCATCGAAAATCCAAATGGGAGAGAAGCGACAGGAGTTCAAGGATGATGGCTTTGTCGACATGTTGCAGAACGACATGGCATTGCCAGTGGAATATAGCAAGGAGTCCGCTGTGCAGCGCTTGAGCACGATGGTCGAGAAGCGTACCTCAAGCATGTATCATGGATTGCGTTCGCGTCAATAG